A segment of the Natrinema sp. DC36 genome:
TTTCTTGGCCATCTTGTCTGACGTAGTTTCTTATCTTAGTAACGCATCGGAGACACTCATGCTCACGTACACGGTCTATTCCGAAGCCGGCGGCGTCGGGAAATCGTCGCTGACGGCGTCGCTCGCAGCGGCGCACGCTCGAGGGGAGCTCAACGTGCTGGCCGTCCCGCTGGATCCACAGGACGGAGACCTCAGCCGACTGCTCGGCGTCGACGTCGATCGAGCCGAGAAAGACGCGGACAACCTCGTCCGGCACATGGTCAACGCGCCAAAAGGCCCGTTCGAGGACCTCATTCGAACTGCGGAAGGTGTCGATATCGTCCCAGAGCACAACATGCTCTCGGACCTCGCGAGCCATCTCGATCGCGAGCAGCAGAAAGCCGAGGACTTCGGCGATGCGTACAACGTCCACGCCCAGCTGCAGCGCGTCCTCCAGGAGGCCGGCGTCGGCGATCACTACGACGTCGTGATCTGCGACCCGCCGGCGATGGAGAGTCCCCACCTCTACAACGCGATCTACGCGACGCGCAACCTCGTCATCCCAGTCGAGCCCTCTGCAAAGGGTGACGCATCAGTCACCGGCCTCGAGGAGCTCGCATCGAACTTCGCCGACAAGATGAATATTGAGGTCGGTGTCCTCGCTGCGGTGCCGAACGGATTCAAGGGAACGAACGATCAGAAGGAGTTGATCGACGAGATCTCGTTCCCGACGCCCGAGATCATCGGTGACCGAACGTCACTCATGGAGGGCTGTTGGAAACAGCAGTGCTCGGCGTTCACCTACGAGCGCGAGCATCGGGACTACCCGCGGGATCACGAGCTCGAGACACTCGCCCAGTTCGATCGTCTCGCCCGGTACCTCGAGGAGCAGCGAGGGATCGAAGCGCCGAACCCACCTGAGCCTGGTACGCTCGATCACGAGGTGGACGCATGACGGGATTCAAGAGCGGGGCGAGCGGGGACGATCCGTTCAGTAGTGACGGTGACGATGACGAGGGGGACGCTGAGCCCGTCGAGAGCGAGTCGTCGACGTCGACCGATGCGGCATCACGGCCTGATCCGAGCGACGATCGCGACCGGCGTCGCGACGATCGTGACGAGACGTCGTCGACGGCCCCGTCGAGCAGCGGACTCCCCTGGATCTACGAGCGCAATAGCATCACCGATGGCCGGGCCCAGACGGTCCAACTCCACCTTCAGCAGTCGACGCTCGACCAGCAACGCGAGGGGAAGACGGACGTCGAGGCCGTCCTCGGCGAGTCGATCAAGAAGGCCGATCTTCGAGAGGCCGCGCTGCTGGTCGGCCTCGAGCACGTCGACGAGGTCGCCGACCAGCTCCGTGAGTGGGGCTACGACTTCGAATGATGACAGGCTCTATCCAGAGGCGGTCCCTGATCGCATGCGGCGTGAGTGCGCTGTTCGCAGGTTGTCTCTCTGGTAGATCGAACAACAGGGAATCGGACCAGAAGTTCGAGACCACAGAGGAGATCGTCGACGAGGAACAACTGCTCGAAATTTCAATCATCGGTCAGTGGGAATCGTTCGATGACTTGCGATATCTGACCGAGGATGACGAGCTACGGACGCTCGAGCCATCGCGGGAAAGATGGATCCAGCCGTACGTCCTCATCGATCACATTGGAGAACTAACTCTCGAACAGTTGGAGAAACCAGCAACTGACGACGCCGAACTGGTCTCTATCGAGTCCGGTGACCGGTTCGAGCCGACCGAGTGGCCCCATAATGGCGTTGAGTTCGCCGCGCTTCGAGAAGATCACCTTCAGCGACTACGCGGTCGGGGTGACTGGTACACCGGTGGTAAGACATCCATCGGACCGGTCTTCGATGCTCCTGAAGGTGATGTCGCGCTTGATGTCAGCGAGATCGTCGAGCAGGACGATGTTCCGCTCCTCAAGTAGACGGGGGCCCAAGTTGATAGAGCGACATACGATATATACACGGTGTAGAACACCCTTCTCGCGGGTGTAACACCGCATTCTCGAGCCGAAACCCTGGGTTCGAGGCGTCGAAACCGGGCTCCTCGAGGCACCCAGACACAGCGCAGCGCCTATTCGGCGGATCTGGGCCTACAGTTCGGGATCTGAATGATTGAGTTACTCTTCTTTGATCGCCGACGCGGCACTGTTATACCCCGCAGCTTCGAGAGCTATCGCCAGTTTCTCATCATCAGCTGCTTCGATACGGAATCTTAGGGGCATTTCGTTCCAATGTTCATTTATATGGTCTCGCGGGGACTTAACTTCCAAATTCGAGAGTCTATTATCCCATGGAATGCCGTTCTTGTGATGGACGTGCGCCCCATCTAAAGCGTCATAGCCGTATTTGACAACGGCAAGTAATCGGTGCACACAGACAGTATAGTCCCTGACGCCCCAATTCTCGTATCCATCTTTTCGGGTGTAGAACCAGGCCGGCCTACTATCCGAATCATGGTGATCTCTAACAGCTTGCTTTTGCGTCTTTCGAATGTCGTAGTGGGCGAGATGACGTTGAACTTTTGAACGGTATGTGTCCAGTTTGTCACAGACCTCTTTGATTGTCAAACCATCCTCGAGGTATAGGCTTCGAAGCTCTGTTTCAGACCATTCTACTTGGCCAGGGCGCAGAATCCCCCACTTC
Coding sequences within it:
- a CDS encoding ParA family protein, whose translation is MLTYTVYSEAGGVGKSSLTASLAAAHARGELNVLAVPLDPQDGDLSRLLGVDVDRAEKDADNLVRHMVNAPKGPFEDLIRTAEGVDIVPEHNMLSDLASHLDREQQKAEDFGDAYNVHAQLQRVLQEAGVGDHYDVVICDPPAMESPHLYNAIYATRNLVIPVEPSAKGDASVTGLEELASNFADKMNIEVGVLAAVPNGFKGTNDQKELIDEISFPTPEIIGDRTSLMEGCWKQQCSAFTYEREHRDYPRDHELETLAQFDRLARYLEEQRGIEAPNPPEPGTLDHEVDA
- a CDS encoding HNH endonuclease; amino-acid sequence: MENHTLQDYKSGLSKEQLKKLYVDRGLSRYKIADRFETDEAKVKSDLRKWGILRPGQVEWSETELRSLYLEDGLTIKEVCDKLDTYRSKVQRHLAHYDIRKTQKQAVRDHHDSDSRPAWFYTRKDGYENWGVRDYTVCVHRLLAVVKYGYDALDGAHVHHKNGIPWDNRLSNLEVKSPRDHINEHWNEMPLRFRIEAADDEKLAIALEAAGYNSAASAIKEE